GATGACCTTACCGCCAATAACTCCGGCGGTCGCCCGGCTCATGATGCTGCCGGTGCCAATCTCCTGGTAGCTCAGGGACCGGAACAGCTCCCCGAATCCATCCAG
This portion of the Dehalococcoidales bacterium genome encodes:
- a CDS encoding molybdopterin-binding protein, coding for LDGFGELFRSLSYQEIGTGSIMSRATAGVIGGKVILCFPGSLGAATLAMDKVILPELGHLVREATR